From Pedobacter indicus, a single genomic window includes:
- a CDS encoding DegT/DnrJ/EryC1/StrS aminotransferase family protein has protein sequence MQPVFRDAPYYGSGVSEELFANGLCIPSGSNLTEEDLNRVVGKIKELF, from the coding sequence ATGCAACCTGTGTTTAGGGATGCTCCGTACTACGGTTCTGGTGTTTCGGAAGAACTGTTTGCCAATGGCTTGTGTATTCCGTCTGGATCTAACTTGACGGAAGAGGACTTGAACAGGGTGGTAGGGAAGATTAAGGAGTTGTTTTAA
- a CDS encoding DegT/DnrJ/EryC1/StrS family aminotransferase: protein MHLYGMPTKMDEIMQFANYYDIPVIEDAAEALGSTLDGQAMGTFADLKGISFLEEPAGYYSNRWLSTILVDPATSGTDREKIRLHLETDNIESRPL from the coding sequence GTGCACCTGTATGGGATGCCTACTAAAATGGATGAGATCATGCAGTTTGCGAATTACTATGATATCCCGGTGATTGAAGATGCTGCGGAGGCTTTGGGCTCTACGCTGGACGGTCAGGCGATGGGTACCTTTGCTGATCTGAAAGGTATTTCTTTCTTAGAAGAACCTGCTGGTTACTATTCGAACAGATGGTTGTCTACGATCTTGGTTGATCCTGCTACGAGTGGTACAGATCGCGAAAAGATTCGCTTGCATCTTGAAACGGATAACATTGAATCCCGCCCACTCTGA
- a CDS encoding MraY family glycosyltransferase, with product MLVVRLVRAKATADTATSIRSGGIVFLIAIVLAGFVYPNYLLAVAGAAVIGVVSLLHDYFSLSWKIRLSVYVAAVLMMFQFLPVFIIMPWWAIAVLCMFVLGCIQVYKSMDGINGMTVLYSLVVLGGLQYVNINVFNFVERDLIWLPMISCVVFLFFNFRKKAKCFAGNVGSVTMAFWIMFLLLRLILDSGNPIYILFLAVYGVDSVLTLVHSLILRQNIFGAHRLHFYQILANERRVPHLVVSSIYAIVQGLIVWLIIGVYVYWLIVLLICTLPLVGVYMLKFRLMK from the coding sequence GTGCTGGTAGTACGACTAGTGCGGGCTAAGGCTACTGCTGATACCGCGACTTCGATAAGGAGTGGCGGTATTGTTTTTTTAATTGCGATTGTTTTAGCTGGCTTCGTTTATCCGAACTATCTGTTAGCTGTTGCGGGTGCTGCAGTTATTGGTGTTGTTTCCTTGCTTCACGACTACTTTTCACTTTCTTGGAAAATACGCTTATCCGTTTACGTAGCGGCTGTGCTGATGATGTTTCAGTTCTTACCGGTATTCATCATTATGCCCTGGTGGGCGATTGCGGTGTTGTGTATGTTCGTTCTTGGCTGTATTCAGGTTTACAAATCCATGGACGGTATCAACGGCATGACGGTTCTTTATAGCCTTGTTGTACTCGGTGGTCTGCAATATGTCAATATCAATGTATTTAACTTTGTAGAACGTGATCTGATCTGGTTGCCGATGATCTCATGTGTCGTATTCCTGTTCTTTAATTTCCGTAAAAAAGCAAAATGCTTTGCGGGGAATGTGGGTAGTGTAACCATGGCCTTTTGGATCATGTTCCTGTTGCTTCGATTGATATTAGATTCAGGAAATCCAATTTATATTTTGTTTTTGGCGGTGTACGGTGTTGACTCTGTTCTTACTTTGGTTCATAGTCTGATTCTGCGTCAAAATATCTTTGGTGCTCATCGGTTGCATTTTTATCAAATCTTAGCTAACGAAAGGAGAGTGCCTCACCTGGTGGTGTCTAGTATTTATGCAATTGTGCAGGGTTTGATTGTTTGGTTGATTATTGGGGTTTATGTGTACTGGTTAATCGTATTGTTGATATGTACGCTGCCATTGGTAGGGGTGTATATGCTGAAGTTTAGGTTAATGAAATAA